A genomic window from Sorex araneus isolate mSorAra2 chromosome 2, mSorAra2.pri, whole genome shotgun sequence includes:
- the LOC101553804 gene encoding olfactory receptor 7A17-like has protein sequence MGKENDSEISEFLLHGLSEDPELKSIIFVIFLSMYLITVLGNLLIILAIVSDSHLHVPMYFFLSNLSFVDICFTSTTIPKMLVNIQTENKAITYAGCITQMNFYLLFGCLEVSLLSVMAYDRFVAICHPLHYMVIMNPRLCGQLVLVGSWFPSALNSLIQSVMTLQLSFCTDVEIPNFYCELKQMIQLACSDTFLNNVVMYFASVLLGSCLGGILYSYSKIFSSIHRISSAQGKFKAFSTCASHLSVVSLFFCTSLTMYFSSATTHNSQSGSISSVMYAVVTPMLNPFIYSLRNKDIKMALQAFFMKGTIQRQLS, from the coding sequence atgggaaaagaaaatgattctgAAATTTCAGAATTTCTCCTTCATGGACTTTCAGAAGACCCAGAACTGAAGTCCATCATCTTTGTGATTTTTctgtccatgtacctgatcaCTGTGTTGggaaacctgctcatcatcctggccatcGTCTCAGACTCTCATCTCCATgtacccatgtacttcttcctgtccaacctgtcctttgtggacatctgcttcacctccaccaccatccccaagatgCTGGTGAACATCCAGACAGAGAACAAAGCCATCACCTACGCGGGCTGCATCACCCAAATGAACTTTTATCTGCTGTTTGGTTGTTTGGAAGTCAGTCTCCTCtctgtgatggcctatgaccgcttcgtggccatctgccaccccctgcactacatggtcatcatgaacccccggcTGTGTGGGCAACTGGTTCTAGTTGGTTCTTGGTTTCCAAGCGCCCTGAATTCCTTAATACAGAGTGTCATGACATTGCAACTGTCCTTCTGCACAGATGTGGAAATCCCCAACTTTTATTGTGAACTCAAACAGATGATTCAACTGGCCTGCTCTGACACATTTCTCAATAATGTGGTGATGTACTTTGCATCTGTTCTGCTTGGTAGTTGCCTGGGTGGGATCCTTTATTCCTACTCCAAGATCTTTTCCTCCATACATAGAATCTCTTCAGCTCAGGGGAAATTTAAAGCATTTTCCACCTGTGCATCTCACCTCTCAGTTGTCTCTTTATTCTTTTGTACAAGCCTAACCATGTACTTTAGCTCTGCTACTACTCACAACTCACAGTCAGGTTCAATTTCCTCAGTGATGTATGCTGTGGTCAcacccatgctgaaccccttcatctacagcctaagaaacaaagacataaaaatgGCCCTCCAAGCATTCTTCATGAAGGGGACCATCCAAAGACAGTTGTCCTAG